From the Solanum lycopersicum chromosome 10, SLM_r2.1 genome, one window contains:
- the LOC101265484 gene encoding fasciclin-like arabinogalactan protein 1, which produces MQLRSMTAVAMVVFSLGLLLSPHTTSAHNITHILAKYPQFSTFNHYLTETHLAAEINSRETITVCAVDNAGMEELLSKHLSIYTIKNVISLHVLLDYFGAKKLHQITNGTALAATMFQATGSAPGSTGFVNITDLKGGKVGFGPAENHGNLPATFVKSVEEIPYNISVIQISTMLPSASAEAPTPEPSQMNLTSLMSAHGCRVFAETLLKSPAEKTFDENADGGLTVFCPGDDAMKNFMPKFKNLTADGKQSLLEYHGVPVYQSMASLKSNNGVMNTLATDGAKKYDFVVQNDGDTVTLKTKIVTAKITGTLIDEQPIAIFTINKVLMPKELFKASAAADTPAPAPAPDADSPEPSKKKKKHKAPAAADTPADSPADGPSDDFADSTADDNSAFSYSAGPVVAGVLSMWFFFLLL; this is translated from the coding sequence ATGCAGCTCCGGTCAATGACCGCCGTGGCCATGGTGGTCTTCTCTTTAGGTCTTTTGCTTTCACCACATACAACCTCAGCTCACAATATCACACATATTTTAGCAAAATACCCACAATTTTCCACTTTCAACCATTACTTAACTGAAACCCATCTCGCCGCCGAGATTAACAGCCGGGAAACCATAACTGTCTGCGCCGTCGACAACGCCGGCATGGAGGAGCTTCTCTCTAAGCATCTCTCCATTTACACTATCAAAAACGTCATTTCACTTCACGTACTTTTAGATTACTTCGGTGCGAAGAAACTTCATCAAATCACTAATGGCACTGCGTTAGCTGCAACTATGTTTCAGGCAACCGGTTCAGCTCCTGGTTCGACTGGGTTTGTTAACATTACAGATCTGAAAGGTGGGAAAGTTGGATTTGGGCCGGCGGAGAATCATGGTAATCTTCCGGCTACTTTTGTTAAATCTGTTGAGGAGATACCGTATAATATATCTGTTATACAGATTAGTACGATGCTGCCGTCTGCTTCAGCTGAAGCTCCGACGCCGGAACCGAGTCAGATGAATCTGACTTCGCTAATGTCGGCTCATGGGTGTAGGGTTTTTGCTGAAACATTGTTGAAATCTCCTGCTGAGAAGACTTTTGATGAGAACGCTGATGGTGGGTTAACGGTGTTTTGTCCTGGAGATGATGCGATGAAGAATTTTATGCCTAAGTTTAAGAATCTGACTGCCGACGGGAAGCAATCGTTGCTTGAGTATCATGGGGTTCCGGTATATCAATCTATGGCGAGCTTGAAATCGAACAATGGCGTGATGAATACTTTAGCTACTGATGGAGCTAAGAAGTATGACTTCGTTGTTCAAAATGACGGCGATACAGTGACATTGAAGACGAAGATTGTGACGGCGAAGATCACCGGAACTCTTATTGATGAACAGCCTATTGCTATTTTCACTATTAATAAAGTTCTAATGCCTAAGGAACTATTCAAGGCTTCAGCTGCCGCAGATACTCCGGCGCCGGCACCGGCACCGGATGCCGATTCACCTGAACCAtctaaaaagaagaagaaacacaAGGCGCCGGCGGCAGCTGATACTCCGGCGGACTCACCGGCGGATGGTCCCAGTGACGATTTTGCAGATTCAACGGCGGATGATAACAGTGCGTTTAGTTACAGTGCTGGACCAGTGGTTGCCGGAGTTTTGAGTAtgtggtttttctttttattgctttga